One window of the Shewanella khirikhana genome contains the following:
- the ribB gene encoding 3,4-dihydroxy-2-butanone-4-phosphate synthase — protein MDQFQSNPSLLAQYGNPIERVEAALSALRNGRGVLVVDDEDRENEGDLIFAAESLTAAQMAMLIRECSGIVCLCLTDEWVKQLELPPMVEDNSSQYGTAFTVSIEARHGVTTGVSAADRVTTIQAAIADGARPEHLARPGHVYPLRAHPAGVLGRRGHTEGTVDLMRLAGLKPFGVLCELTNADGTMARLPEIITFGQRHQMPVLAIEDLVQYREALLAKSA, from the coding sequence ATGGATCAGTTTCAATCAAACCCTTCTTTGCTGGCGCAATACGGCAACCCGATTGAGCGGGTCGAAGCGGCCTTGTCTGCCCTTCGAAACGGTCGGGGCGTATTAGTGGTGGATGATGAAGATCGCGAAAACGAAGGCGACCTGATTTTTGCCGCCGAGAGTCTGACTGCGGCGCAAATGGCCATGCTGATTCGCGAATGCTCCGGCATTGTGTGCCTGTGCCTCACCGATGAGTGGGTTAAACAGCTGGAGCTGCCGCCTATGGTGGAAGACAACAGCAGCCAATACGGCACCGCATTCACCGTAAGTATTGAAGCCAGACATGGGGTTACCACGGGGGTGTCGGCTGCCGATCGGGTGACCACTATCCAGGCCGCCATTGCCGATGGTGCAAGACCTGAGCACCTTGCGCGCCCGGGGCATGTGTATCCGCTGCGGGCTCATCCGGCCGGGGTGCTGGGTCGTCGCGGCCACACCGAAGGCACGGTCGACCTGATGCGTCTGGCCGGACTCAAGCCTTTTGGCGTACTGTGCGAACTCACCAACGCCGACGGCACCATGGCCCGTTTGCCCGAAATAATCACCTTTGGTCAGCGCCACCAGATGCCGGTGCTGGCTATCGAAGATCTGGTGCAGTATCGCGAAGCCCTGCTGGCAAAAAGCGCCTGA
- a CDS encoding S9 family peptidase: MKHNALIAGVCLFMSACSHHSAQAPEAADAPIAKKVPHTMALHGVSRTDNYYWLRDDKRESPEVLAYLNAENAYAKARMSGWTALKDTLFDEMKSRLVKDDSSVPYRWKGQYYYRRVEGEREYPIIARKVSLDAPEQVLLDANERAAGHEFYSLGRTTISEDGKLLAFGEDTLSRRIYRIYIKDIATGALLDDVLENTEGEAIWANDGQHLFYIAKDPQTLLGYQVFRHKLGTPQSEDVLVYEEADDSFYIDLGKSLDGSQILLYHQSTTTSEVQLLDANAPLGEFVPFLPREEDHEYSITKLGDTYYVLTNWQATNFRLMAVDKAHTADKSRWREVLPYDEAVRIEDVLVLKSALVLQTREAGKTHIRIYQPDGTAPTEIEFDEAAYVTWLGMNPEQDSTLVRFHYSSLTTPDSTFDYNLSTGKRELKKQLQVPGFEAGAYQSERLMLPARDGTLVPVSVVYRKDKFNKDGSNPLYQYGYGAYGSVVDPDFSLSALSLLDRGVVYAIAHVRGGEMLGRPWYDAGRMFNKINSFTDFIDVTDGLVKLGYGAKDKVVASGASAGGLLMGAVANMAGEKYLAINAGVPFVDVVTTMLDESIPLTTNEYDEWGNPNEKPSFDYMLSYSPYDNLARKAYPHMLVTTGLHDSQVQYFEPAKWVAKLRDYKTDSNELLLVTDMEAGHGGKSGRYRQFEDMALEYGFFLHHWGLE, encoded by the coding sequence ATGAAGCATAACGCCTTGATAGCAGGAGTATGTTTATTTATGTCTGCTTGCAGTCATCACAGCGCCCAGGCGCCAGAAGCCGCCGACGCCCCCATTGCCAAAAAAGTGCCTCACACCATGGCGCTGCATGGTGTCAGTCGCACCGACAATTATTATTGGCTCAGGGATGATAAGCGCGAGAGCCCCGAGGTTCTGGCGTATCTGAACGCCGAGAATGCCTATGCCAAGGCTCGCATGAGCGGCTGGACGGCCCTGAAAGACACCCTGTTCGATGAGATGAAATCGCGACTGGTGAAGGATGACAGCTCGGTGCCTTATCGCTGGAAGGGGCAGTATTACTACCGCCGGGTCGAAGGCGAGCGGGAATACCCCATCATTGCCCGCAAGGTGTCGCTCGATGCCCCGGAGCAGGTGCTGCTGGACGCCAATGAACGTGCCGCCGGGCACGAGTTTTACTCCCTTGGCCGAACTACCATCAGCGAAGACGGCAAGCTGCTGGCCTTTGGCGAAGATACCTTAAGTCGCCGCATTTACCGTATTTATATCAAAGACATTGCCACTGGCGCCTTGCTTGACGATGTACTGGAAAACACCGAAGGCGAAGCCATCTGGGCCAACGATGGCCAGCACCTGTTTTATATCGCCAAAGATCCGCAAACCCTGCTGGGTTATCAGGTATTCCGCCACAAGTTAGGCACGCCCCAAAGCGAAGATGTGTTGGTGTATGAAGAGGCCGACGACAGCTTCTATATCGACCTTGGCAAGAGTCTGGATGGCAGCCAAATTCTGCTCTATCACCAAAGCACCACCACCAGTGAAGTGCAGCTGCTGGATGCCAATGCGCCTCTTGGCGAGTTTGTGCCCTTCCTGCCACGGGAAGAAGACCATGAGTATTCGATTACCAAGCTTGGCGACACCTACTACGTGCTCACCAATTGGCAGGCCACCAATTTCCGGCTGATGGCGGTCGACAAGGCTCATACCGCCGACAAATCCAGGTGGCGTGAGGTATTGCCTTACGATGAAGCGGTACGGATTGAAGATGTGCTGGTGCTCAAGTCGGCATTGGTACTGCAAACCCGTGAGGCGGGTAAAACCCATATCCGTATCTATCAGCCCGATGGCACTGCGCCCACTGAAATCGAATTCGATGAAGCGGCCTATGTCACCTGGCTGGGGATGAATCCGGAGCAGGATTCAACTCTGGTGCGGTTTCACTATTCCAGCCTCACCACGCCGGACTCCACTTTTGATTACAACCTGAGTACCGGCAAGCGTGAGCTGAAAAAGCAGCTGCAGGTGCCGGGGTTTGAAGCCGGGGCGTATCAGAGTGAGCGGCTGATGTTGCCTGCGCGGGACGGCACCCTGGTGCCTGTGTCTGTGGTGTACCGCAAAGACAAGTTCAACAAAGATGGCAGCAATCCGCTGTATCAATATGGCTATGGCGCCTACGGCAGCGTGGTCGACCCCGACTTTTCGCTGTCGGCCCTGAGCCTGCTTGACCGGGGCGTGGTGTATGCCATTGCCCATGTGCGGGGCGGCGAAATGCTCGGGCGCCCCTGGTACGACGCCGGGCGCATGTTCAACAAGATAAACAGCTTTACCGATTTTATCGATGTGACCGACGGCTTGGTCAAACTGGGTTACGGCGCCAAAGATAAGGTGGTAGCCAGCGGTGCCAGTGCCGGCGGCTTACTGATGGGCGCCGTGGCCAATATGGCGGGTGAAAAGTACCTGGCCATCAACGCAGGCGTACCCTTTGTGGATGTGGTAACTACCATGCTGGATGAGTCGATTCCACTGACCACCAACGAATATGACGAGTGGGGTAACCCCAATGAAAAGCCCAGCTTCGACTATATGCTGAGCTACTCTCCCTACGACAACCTGGCCCGCAAAGCCTATCCGCACATGCTGGTGACTACGGGGCTGCACGATTCTCAGGTGCAGTACTTTGAGCCGGCCAAATGGGTGGCCAAGCTGCGCGACTACAAGACCGACAGCAACGAACTCTTGCTGGTGACCGATATGGAAGCGGGTCACGGCGGTAAGTCCGGCCGCTACCGCCAGTTTGAAGATATGGCGCTGGAGTATGGCTTCTTCTTACATCACTGGGGGCTTGAGTGA
- a CDS encoding response regulator transcription factor encodes MKILLVEDNADIAASLAEELCDNDWDFAINGLQGLRLAQSNNYDLILLDLNLPGMDGLALCKRLRDGGVNTPVIMLTARDTRDDLLDGLRAGADDYLIKPFDLDELRLRIDAVVRRCSGAGFSKSLTYKDIELDLRSHKAYRAGEELLLPPVCFALLTCLMRHPGELIGREVLERAVWPEGPPDDDILRKHIYLLRQKLDKPFTEKRIHTQARKGYRLL; translated from the coding sequence GTGAAAATTCTGCTGGTGGAAGACAACGCCGACATTGCTGCATCTCTGGCTGAAGAGTTGTGTGATAACGACTGGGACTTTGCAATCAATGGATTACAAGGTCTTAGGTTAGCGCAGTCGAACAATTATGATTTGATCCTGCTGGATTTGAACCTGCCCGGCATGGATGGTCTGGCGCTGTGCAAGCGCCTGCGGGACGGCGGCGTCAATACGCCTGTCATCATGCTCACCGCCCGCGACACCCGTGACGATCTGCTCGATGGCCTGCGCGCCGGTGCCGATGACTACCTGATTAAACCTTTCGATCTGGACGAGCTCAGGCTCAGGATTGATGCCGTGGTCAGACGCTGTTCGGGCGCAGGTTTCTCCAAGTCATTAACCTATAAAGATATCGAGCTGGATTTACGCAGCCATAAAGCCTACCGCGCCGGTGAAGAACTGTTATTGCCGCCGGTGTGTTTTGCGCTGCTGACCTGCCTGATGCGCCACCCCGGCGAGCTTATCGGCCGCGAAGTGCTGGAGCGGGCGGTCTGGCCCGAAGGCCCGCCCGATGACGATATTTTGCGAAAGCACATTTATCTGCTGCGGCAAAAACTCGATAAACCCTTTACCGAAAAGCGGATCCACACCCAGGCCCGCAAAGGATACCGGCTGCTGTGA
- a CDS encoding sensor histidine kinase, with product MNANIEQKINRSFMIGAAVLLACYALLIEYGIHALENHLSGAFLQTVAPQLIDAYEHGALSPSDEAQIQLLPSLPAELAAQLPSSEPGLYNLHHPNIDVEFNVLVVSREAGHLYLVQRPDLFELEGWQDFLLDTLLIGGGAALLLLSSLYIRSTARRIGKPFGSLAQHLERGSLETGNEALQPIPLADDTHEYVALVNALNQSHARVKQALAREKNFTHYVSHEFRTPLTVLKLALGKMAQKDAPPMQRAQRAVQQMENLASVLLLLARKTEHKDGRCLLDEAFLAPLLERLATRRQSSAADFAMRVQPCELDAHPLLVSCLIENLLANAFIHSVGARVLLSVDTSGLLISNLGGETIDHGESHGIGLILVEDICKRYGWQFSIDMAPSEVVARVLFNKSMTDVDTSLT from the coding sequence GTGAATGCCAATATCGAACAGAAGATTAACCGCAGCTTTATGATTGGCGCTGCGGTGCTGCTGGCCTGTTATGCACTGTTGATTGAATACGGCATCCATGCGCTGGAAAACCACCTCAGTGGCGCCTTTTTGCAGACGGTGGCGCCGCAACTGATCGATGCGTATGAACACGGCGCCTTATCGCCCTCCGATGAGGCGCAGATCCAGCTTTTGCCATCGCTGCCTGCCGAACTTGCCGCTCAACTGCCATCCAGTGAGCCCGGGCTTTATAACCTGCACCATCCCAATATCGATGTGGAATTCAACGTGCTGGTGGTGTCCCGGGAGGCTGGGCATCTGTATCTGGTGCAGCGCCCGGATTTGTTTGAGCTGGAAGGTTGGCAGGACTTTTTGCTCGATACCCTGCTGATTGGCGGCGGTGCGGCCTTGCTGCTGCTTTCAAGCCTGTATATCCGCAGCACCGCAAGGCGTATCGGTAAACCTTTTGGCAGCCTGGCGCAGCATCTGGAACGCGGCAGTCTGGAAACCGGCAATGAAGCATTGCAGCCAATCCCCCTTGCCGACGACACCCACGAATACGTGGCGCTGGTCAACGCCCTGAATCAGAGCCATGCGCGGGTAAAGCAGGCGCTGGCGCGGGAGAAGAACTTCACCCATTACGTCAGCCATGAGTTCCGCACGCCGCTGACAGTGCTCAAACTCGCCCTGGGTAAGATGGCGCAGAAGGATGCGCCGCCGATGCAGCGTGCCCAGCGGGCAGTACAGCAAATGGAGAACCTGGCCAGTGTGCTGTTGCTGCTGGCCCGCAAGACAGAACACAAAGATGGCCGCTGCCTGTTGGATGAGGCATTTTTGGCGCCTTTGCTTGAGCGTCTTGCTACCCGCAGGCAAAGCAGCGCCGCCGATTTTGCCATGCGGGTACAGCCCTGCGAGCTTGATGCCCACCCACTGCTGGTGAGTTGCCTGATTGAAAACCTGCTGGCCAATGCCTTTATCCACAGCGTGGGGGCCAGGGTGCTGCTGAGTGTGGATACCAGTGGCCTGCTGATCTCCAATCTGGGCGGAGAAACCATAGACCATGGGGAAAGCCACGGCATAGGGCTTATCCTGGTGGAGGACATTTGCAAGCGATACGGCTGGCAGTTTTCCATCGATATGGCCCCAAGCGAAGTGGTGGCCCGGGTGCTGTTCAACAAAAGTATGACGGATGTGGACACTTCATTGACATAA
- a CDS encoding phosphatase PAP2 family protein produces MKLGNTELSGAQSVFFLLGALAVFFSLFPEASKQGFLWLNQAGRAFPDTPLALITNLGNGVIAACLWVTLLCFRPSVLWKALGAIALSALIINAMKQGLDVMRPAAVLDDIRIVGAMRLNHSLPSAHTGTVFALAGIAWSLCRRADLKAIILLGAVLVGLSRVTNGAHWPLDIVMGAWLGWGCARLAWRYVPDCHLSARTSMLVLGALYLALLISALQAKAPFPQLPLVDIQLKLMLLLPLFGLYRLYTDVRAEAAGKKKVSLAG; encoded by the coding sequence ATGAAGCTGGGTAACACTGAACTCTCTGGTGCACAGAGTGTATTTTTCCTTTTGGGTGCATTGGCTGTTTTTTTCAGCCTGTTTCCCGAAGCCAGCAAACAGGGATTTTTGTGGCTAAACCAGGCGGGCAGGGCGTTTCCTGATACCCCGCTGGCCTTGATCACCAATCTGGGCAATGGCGTTATTGCCGCCTGCCTGTGGGTGACTTTACTGTGTTTTCGTCCTTCGGTGCTGTGGAAAGCCCTCGGTGCCATTGCCCTCAGTGCGCTTATCATCAACGCCATGAAGCAGGGGCTGGATGTGATGCGCCCCGCCGCCGTGTTGGATGATATTCGGATTGTTGGCGCCATGCGTCTCAATCACAGCCTGCCTTCTGCCCATACCGGGACTGTGTTTGCGCTGGCCGGTATTGCCTGGTCGCTGTGTCGCCGCGCCGATCTGAAAGCCATTATCCTGCTTGGCGCCGTGCTGGTTGGGCTGAGCCGGGTGACCAATGGTGCCCATTGGCCGCTGGATATCGTTATGGGTGCCTGGCTTGGTTGGGGCTGTGCCCGTCTCGCCTGGCGCTACGTGCCTGATTGCCACCTGTCGGCCCGTACCAGCATGCTGGTGCTGGGCGCCCTGTATCTGGCGCTGCTGATCAGTGCCCTGCAGGCCAAGGCCCCTTTCCCGCAGCTGCCGCTGGTGGACATTCAACTTAAGCTGATGCTGCTGTTGCCGCTGTTTGGTCTGTATCGCTTGTATACCGACGTGCGGGCCGAGGCGGCCGGCAAGAAGAAAGTCTCTCTGGCCGGTTGA
- a CDS encoding class I SAM-dependent methyltransferase, with protein MDDFLTVNQNAWDNRTELHLESDFYDLPGFLAGNTSLREIELAELDVRGKSLLHLQCHFGQDTLSWARAGAASVTGLDLSPKAIAAATSIASELKLDDRADFVCGNVLDARALVQGEFELVYSSYGVLCWLPDLTAWANTIASCLKPGGLFFLAEFHPIKALMDGYDYFHTGKADVEQEGSYTENSREAENTMVSWSHDLGEVVSALINAGLVIESLREYDFSPYDCFDNLLEEEPGRFRQRLDGKPLPLVFSIKARKPLV; from the coding sequence ATGGACGACTTTCTCACTGTAAATCAAAACGCTTGGGACAACCGTACCGAGCTGCATCTCGAATCTGATTTTTACGATCTCCCTGGCTTTCTGGCGGGCAACACCAGCTTGCGCGAAATAGAACTCGCCGAGCTGGATGTGCGCGGCAAGAGCCTGCTACACCTGCAGTGCCACTTCGGTCAGGACACCCTGTCATGGGCCCGCGCAGGCGCGGCTTCGGTGACCGGGCTTGATCTCTCCCCCAAGGCGATTGCCGCCGCAACAAGCATTGCCAGTGAACTTAAGCTCGATGACAGAGCAGACTTCGTCTGCGGCAATGTGCTCGATGCCCGTGCTCTGGTACAGGGCGAGTTCGAGCTGGTGTATTCCTCCTACGGGGTGCTGTGCTGGTTGCCGGATTTAACTGCCTGGGCCAACACCATCGCTTCCTGCCTTAAGCCCGGCGGCCTCTTCTTCCTTGCCGAGTTTCATCCAATCAAGGCACTGATGGACGGTTACGACTATTTTCACACCGGCAAAGCCGATGTGGAGCAAGAGGGCAGTTACACCGAAAACAGCCGCGAGGCCGAGAACACCATGGTCAGCTGGTCCCACGATCTGGGTGAAGTGGTCTCGGCATTGATTAACGCCGGTTTGGTGATTGAGTCGCTGCGGGAATATGACTTCAGCCCCTATGACTGCTTCGACAATCTGCTGGAAGAGGAGCCGGGGCGTTTCCGCCAGCGCCTTGACGGCAAGCCGCTGCCTTTGGTGTTTTCCATCAAGGCGCGCAAACCTCTGGTATAA
- a CDS encoding DUF7010 family protein encodes MQQTSTVSESLDVQLQAFRQQRGLAMPLSGTFVWAVLFGLSFILPKSQLVMATFILTGSIVYLAMGISRFTGENISFKKQANPNWFETVFLAAVGMSFLTFSITLVAFRENYLLLPFAVAVQSGLMWLVYGVLAGRKVAVVHAIVRTLLCTVAFLLWPEHSFTLQPLIVVLCYGFSIPLMEKHWRRRQVLSLHAA; translated from the coding sequence ATGCAACAGACTTCAACCGTTTCTGAGTCACTGGATGTGCAATTACAGGCATTTCGGCAGCAGCGCGGCCTGGCAATGCCGCTATCGGGCACCTTTGTCTGGGCTGTACTGTTCGGTCTGAGTTTTATACTGCCTAAGTCGCAGCTGGTGATGGCAACCTTTATCCTGACCGGCAGCATAGTCTACCTTGCCATGGGTATCAGCCGCTTTACCGGCGAAAACATCTCCTTTAAGAAGCAGGCGAACCCTAATTGGTTTGAGACTGTCTTTCTGGCTGCGGTCGGGATGAGCTTTCTTACTTTCAGTATCACCTTGGTGGCGTTCAGGGAAAACTACCTGCTGCTCCCCTTCGCAGTGGCGGTGCAAAGCGGGCTGATGTGGCTGGTGTATGGAGTGTTAGCTGGCCGCAAAGTTGCCGTGGTCCACGCGATTGTACGTACCCTGCTGTGCACAGTGGCTTTTTTGCTCTGGCCCGAGCACAGCTTTACGCTGCAGCCGCTGATTGTGGTGTTGTGCTACGGATTCAGCATCCCACTGATGGAAAAGCACTGGCGCCGCCGTCAGGTGCTCAGCTTACATGCCGCCTGA
- a CDS encoding NPCBM/NEW2 domain-containing protein translates to MATLTPYASFGLSSIKPRQLALAVALVLAPIGTTAIAAPVGKLVNLNAEGSSVSINTDSGALVQLDVLKPTLIRIQAGASGKLVGEGSKAASIVIKNDYPAVPFTLSDEGDYRLLNTGALALRIYEAPLRFALYQADNQTLITEELQSLELGEASTVQTLSTDADERFFGGGQQNGAFEFKGKSLEISYSGGWEEGDRPSPAPFYLSSKGYGVLRNTWANGSYDFRSSDALRLGHDEGRFDAFFFAPGSIQQVLADYTELTGRARLIPRWAFEYGDADCYNDGDNVKKPGTVPDGWSDGPTGTTPDVIDSVAKKYREHDMPGGWILPNDGYGCGYTDLPKVVEGLAKYGFRTGLWTEDGVDKIAWEVGKAGTRAQKLDVAWTGEGYQHALDANKAAADGILDNSDSRPFLWTVMGWAGMQRYAVTWTGDQSGSWDYIRWHIPTLIGSGLSGQAYATGDVDAIFGGSPETFTRDLQWKAFTPVLMGMSGWSKAARKHPWWFDEPYRSINRDYLKLKMRLTPYMYTTAFETEQSGAPIVRGLMWDYSDDPTANTEAHKYQFLLGKDMLVAPVYRSQTASKGWREDVYLPKGQWIDYWDGRVVDAPEGGASIDYQVDLNTIPVFVRAGAIIPMYPEALYDGHKPKDVLTLDIYPYGESEYLMYEDDGNTRRYQQGEFARQRFAVKAHEGKAGDIEVSIGAAEGKFDGQDEARVYELWLHTRVKPDAVLLDGKKLKALKDEAALAKAKSGWAYSDTRYGTVLVKTEKVSVREALEFKLEIDESQQLAATAGYAQAPELGNEIPADSLLVLARPAEEAGHPLENAFDNNPDTWFRTKRDQAQKTGAHEFTLALGERRFIAGFEIAPRNDKHWEYGQVADYEVYLGENNGEWGEPVAKGRLDKSQTMQKVEFVPKPGSLLRFRVLSTQNELGNDPMVTAAKSQGGAFNALLPKSVTPITISEFKVLTAPEPKAPRTQQFLAELTPQKLDKSAGSRVALNTAIGGKPMSMNGLKFSKGLGMAANSRVDYRLEGNWQLLRADLGIDDSCKTKGGMHFKIFGDGKLMYDSGLIEAPAVVKPELDIRGVETLSLQTESTAKGVCGNWANASLIGWPKG, encoded by the coding sequence ATGGCAACCCTCACTCCCTACGCCTCTTTCGGGCTTTCATCGATTAAACCCAGGCAACTGGCATTAGCCGTGGCTTTGGTACTGGCACCCATAGGCACTACCGCCATTGCCGCCCCCGTGGGCAAGCTGGTTAACCTGAATGCCGAAGGCAGCAGTGTCAGCATCAATACCGACAGCGGCGCCCTGGTGCAGCTTGATGTGCTCAAGCCCACACTTATTCGCATTCAGGCGGGCGCCAGTGGCAAGCTTGTCGGCGAAGGCAGCAAAGCCGCATCCATAGTAATTAAAAACGATTACCCCGCGGTGCCCTTCACCTTAAGTGATGAAGGCGACTATCGGCTGCTGAATACAGGCGCGCTGGCACTGCGAATTTACGAAGCGCCACTGCGCTTTGCTCTATATCAGGCCGATAATCAAACCCTTATCACCGAGGAGCTGCAAAGCCTGGAGCTTGGGGAGGCCAGCACTGTGCAGACCCTGAGCACAGATGCCGACGAGCGCTTCTTCGGTGGCGGCCAGCAAAACGGCGCCTTCGAGTTCAAGGGCAAGAGCCTGGAGATCTCATACTCCGGCGGCTGGGAGGAGGGCGACAGACCCAGCCCGGCGCCTTTTTATCTGTCGAGTAAGGGTTATGGCGTGCTGCGCAACACCTGGGCCAACGGCAGCTATGACTTCAGAAGCAGCGACGCCCTGCGCCTCGGTCACGACGAGGGTCGTTTCGATGCCTTCTTCTTTGCCCCCGGCAGCATTCAGCAGGTGCTGGCCGACTACACAGAGCTAACCGGCCGCGCCAGGCTCATCCCGCGCTGGGCCTTTGAATACGGCGACGCCGACTGCTACAACGATGGCGACAACGTTAAAAAGCCCGGCACCGTGCCCGATGGCTGGAGCGATGGCCCCACGGGTACCACGCCGGATGTGATTGACTCTGTTGCCAAAAAATATCGCGAACACGATATGCCCGGCGGCTGGATATTACCGAACGACGGTTATGGCTGCGGCTATACCGACCTGCCCAAGGTGGTTGAAGGGCTTGCCAAATACGGCTTCAGAACCGGCCTTTGGACCGAAGATGGGGTAGATAAAATCGCCTGGGAAGTGGGTAAGGCCGGCACCCGGGCGCAAAAGCTCGATGTGGCCTGGACCGGTGAGGGTTATCAGCATGCGCTGGATGCCAACAAAGCCGCCGCCGATGGCATTCTGGATAATTCAGACTCGCGCCCCTTCCTCTGGACCGTGATGGGCTGGGCCGGCATGCAGCGCTACGCAGTAACCTGGACCGGCGATCAGTCCGGCAGCTGGGACTATATCCGCTGGCATATTCCCACCCTCATTGGCTCGGGTCTGTCCGGTCAGGCTTATGCCACCGGCGATGTGGACGCCATTTTTGGTGGCAGCCCGGAAACCTTTACCCGTGATTTGCAGTGGAAGGCCTTTACCCCGGTGCTGATGGGTATGTCCGGTTGGTCAAAAGCGGCGCGCAAGCACCCCTGGTGGTTCGATGAGCCCTATCGCAGCATCAACCGCGACTATTTGAAGCTGAAAATGCGCCTCACCCCCTACATGTACACCACGGCATTTGAAACCGAGCAAAGCGGCGCGCCCATAGTACGCGGCCTGATGTGGGACTACAGCGACGACCCCACCGCCAACACAGAGGCGCACAAGTATCAGTTTTTGCTGGGTAAAGACATGCTGGTGGCCCCCGTGTATCGCTCACAAACCGCCAGCAAAGGTTGGCGCGAAGACGTGTACCTGCCCAAAGGCCAATGGATTGACTACTGGGACGGCCGGGTGGTGGATGCCCCTGAAGGCGGCGCCAGCATCGATTATCAGGTGGATTTGAACACCATCCCGGTGTTTGTCCGTGCCGGTGCCATTATCCCCATGTACCCAGAGGCGCTGTACGATGGGCATAAACCCAAGGATGTGCTGACCCTGGATATTTACCCTTATGGCGAGTCTGAATACCTGATGTATGAAGACGATGGCAACACCCGTCGTTATCAGCAGGGCGAGTTTGCCCGCCAGCGCTTTGCGGTGAAGGCGCACGAGGGCAAGGCTGGTGACATTGAAGTCAGCATTGGCGCGGCAGAGGGCAAGTTCGATGGCCAGGATGAAGCGCGAGTCTATGAGCTGTGGCTGCATACCCGCGTAAAACCAGATGCTGTGCTGCTTGATGGTAAAAAGCTTAAAGCCCTCAAGGATGAAGCTGCCCTCGCCAAGGCCAAGAGTGGCTGGGCTTATTCGGATACCAGGTACGGCACTGTGCTGGTGAAAACCGAAAAAGTCTCGGTGCGTGAGGCGCTGGAGTTCAAGCTGGAAATTGATGAATCACAGCAGCTTGCTGCCACCGCAGGTTACGCACAGGCGCCCGAGCTTGGCAATGAAATCCCTGCCGACAGCCTGCTGGTGCTTGCCCGTCCCGCCGAAGAAGCAGGGCATCCGCTGGAAAATGCCTTCGATAACAATCCGGATACCTGGTTCAGAACCAAGCGGGATCAGGCACAAAAGACTGGAGCCCACGAGTTTACCCTGGCATTGGGCGAGCGCCGCTTTATTGCCGGGTTTGAAATCGCGCCCCGTAACGACAAGCACTGGGAGTATGGTCAGGTGGCCGACTACGAGGTTTACCTCGGTGAAAACAATGGCGAGTGGGGCGAGCCGGTGGCCAAGGGCAGGCTGGATAAATCCCAAACCATGCAGAAGGTGGAGTTTGTGCCCAAGCCCGGCAGCCTGCTGCGTTTCAGGGTACTGAGCACCCAGAATGAGCTTGGCAACGACCCCATGGTGACGGCGGCCAAGAGTCAGGGCGGCGCCTTCAATGCGCTGCTGCCAAAGAGCGTCACGCCAATCACCATCAGCGAGTTCAAGGTACTGACCGCGCCCGAGCCCAAAGCGCCCAGAACCCAGCAGTTCCTCGCCGAACTCACGCCGCAAAAGCTGGATAAGTCCGCTGGCAGCCGTGTGGCGTTAAACACTGCTATCGGTGGCAAACCCATGAGCATGAACGGCCTTAAGTTCAGCAAGGGGCTGGGGATGGCTGCCAACAGTAGGGTCGACTATCGTCTCGAAGGTAACTGGCAGCTGCTGCGGGCTGACCTTGGTATCGACGACAGCTGCAAAACCAAGGGTGGCATGCACTTTAAGATATTCGGTGATGGCAAGCTGATGTACGACTCGGGCCTGATTGAGGCGCCGGCGGTGGTCAAGCCAGAATTGGATATCCGCGGCGTTGAAACCCTGAGCCTGCAAACCGAAAGTACAGCCAAGGGTGTCTGCGGCAACTGGGCCAATGCCTCACTCATCGGCTGGCCCAAGGGTTAA
- a CDS encoding DUF998 domain-containing protein — MSLEMFAPWLGLVILIWISLGVMFTGFRYLGYSHSRQFCSELGASGAPTERLSPRINNYPLGVMFLALGAYLLPAGVVGAVLGALVIVHGLGTWVAGYFPMDADPKTLTPSRACKIHSWAGLLMVLSLLLAQLIGVVSGSFSPLFRLISLLLLLLTVVFMLAMAKAFRQQTKPGLYQRLSYGCQLLWLAYLPFEIQ; from the coding sequence ATGAGCCTTGAGATGTTTGCCCCCTGGCTGGGGCTGGTGATACTCATTTGGATAAGCTTAGGGGTAATGTTTACCGGGTTTCGTTATTTGGGGTACAGCCACAGCAGACAGTTTTGCAGTGAATTGGGAGCCAGTGGTGCGCCCACCGAGCGCCTTTCACCGCGGATTAACAATTACCCTCTTGGGGTGATGTTTCTGGCTCTCGGAGCCTATTTGCTGCCAGCCGGTGTGGTCGGTGCCGTGTTAGGCGCTTTGGTGATAGTTCATGGCTTAGGCACCTGGGTTGCAGGCTATTTTCCCATGGACGCCGACCCGAAAACCCTTACCCCCAGCCGCGCCTGTAAAATCCATTCCTGGGCCGGTTTGCTGATGGTACTTTCCTTACTGCTTGCTCAGCTTATTGGGGTTGTCAGTGGCAGCTTCAGCCCCCTGTTCAGACTCATTTCATTGCTGTTACTGCTACTGACAGTGGTGTTTATGCTCGCCATGGCAAAGGCCTTCAGGCAACAAACCAAGCCGGGACTTTACCAGCGGCTCAGCTATGGCTGCCAATTGCTGTGGCTGGCGTATTTACCCTTCGAAATCCAATGA